The DNA window GTCCGGCTCACAAGCTACCAGGACGAGGATATCCTCGCCACGGTCGAGGACTGGGCAGACGCCGTTCCGGCGCTCTGCTGAAAGGGGGAAAGACTCACCTCATCTCCTTTTTTGGGATATTGGGGAGGAAGAGACAACCAGAATCATTGCTATTTTTCCCGGATCTTCAAAGCACTCCTCGATGAATGCCTGAGTACACGGCCGGCCAGAGGGTCAGGCAGGAGAGCAGCCATACCTTAGGAAGAGTGGAGTTCCCGGCCCATGGTCCACGTGCAGCATCAGATGATGCATAGTCATACTGCTTTTTACCATAACAATGTTTATATATAAGCATCGGTAATTGATGTCATATCTGGAACAGCCCAGATCATAAATAAAAAATCAGGAAGGGGAGAGCATGGGAAAAAATAAGGCCGAAATTGTTGGAAAAGGCAAACAGGTAAAAGGAAAGGTTCGTGAAGAAGTAGGGAAATTGACGGGAAATAAAAAAGAACAGGTGAAAGGGAAGATTGAACAGGTCGAAGGGAAGGCCCAGGAGGGAGTTGGAAAAGCCAAGAGAAAAGTGTCGAAATAAACTACCAGGAACTTCCCGTGATGGGGGACCGTGCACTATGTGTCGGTTATTCAGGTGTAATCTACCATCCTGATAACAGGTATACAACAACCCGTCTCCCATCACCAATAACCATG is part of the Methanocalculus alkaliphilus genome and encodes:
- a CDS encoding CsbD family protein, which codes for MGKNKAEIVGKGKQVKGKVREEVGKLTGNKKEQVKGKIEQVEGKAQEGVGKAKRKVSK